Proteins from a single region of Nitrospirota bacterium:
- a CDS encoding TonB-dependent receptor, which produces MSGITIPLQKNFFSLILILSIVFVAPATGLAAEPSGQRVAMSSLLTKGLAELIELDVAIATGTLKPLKLAPSVATVITSQDIEDMGATTLDEVLETVPGLHVQPGSGNIFSSIWSIRGIYTQLNPQVLLLIDGQPLKINSNGAKPFVLRMPVSMISRIEIIRGPGSAVLGADAFAGAINIITKEGNEINGMNMGIRGGSFGSYDVWAQHGGTYNGWDVAFSAEYAKGDGDHRRIIEKDALGSGPPSLTPGPIDTHHETFNAGMSARKGKFTFRLYNSWMIDNGLGAGISGVLNDGKSNTDNFLLLGSLSYKEKDLLPDFDLTATVNGTFGRFENTFFFLPEHIRRMIGMPGGTELNSGLELGADYRGFINHRVRLSLGTNYYTTDTFQHKNYGLGVPVQFGSLVDISDTPYVYMKDQHRSMFYAGIQDEWSFAKGWELTTGVRYDRYSDFGSAVNPRIAVVWSATPELTAKLMYGRAFRAPAFSELYNQNNPAVLGNTNLEPETIDMYEFAFDYRPTKRMRLGLNLFKYRINGLIDYVSDPAPAASKTAQNARDQKGQGVEIEAEWQATNELRFRANYSYQRSFDETADAIVPDVPAAKFYVNAHWKFMPDWSLDGQYFWIGSRHRAVGDIRSDLKAYDLVNMTLQKKNIAKHWDFSIAVRNLFDSDNREPSPAVIPNDFPLEHRSFWAELRYHF; this is translated from the coding sequence ATGTCAGGAATAACCATACCGCTGCAAAAGAATTTCTTCAGCCTGATCCTTATTCTCTCAATTGTGTTCGTTGCTCCTGCCACGGGTTTGGCAGCGGAGCCCTCCGGACAACGGGTAGCCATGTCGTCACTCCTTACAAAAGGCCTTGCAGAGTTGATTGAGCTTGATGTTGCCATTGCCACGGGTACTCTCAAACCCTTAAAACTCGCGCCTTCTGTGGCAACGGTCATTACCTCTCAGGATATCGAAGATATGGGCGCAACAACTCTGGATGAGGTGCTTGAAACCGTTCCCGGCCTTCATGTGCAGCCTGGCAGCGGCAATATTTTTTCGTCCATATGGTCCATTCGCGGTATTTATACTCAGCTTAATCCTCAGGTGCTCCTGCTGATTGACGGGCAGCCTTTAAAGATTAACTCTAATGGAGCTAAACCTTTTGTCTTGAGAATGCCTGTGTCGATGATATCGCGGATAGAGATAATCCGGGGACCGGGCTCTGCTGTGCTCGGGGCTGATGCCTTTGCAGGCGCTATCAACATTATTACAAAAGAAGGCAATGAGATTAACGGCATGAACATGGGTATACGAGGGGGATCTTTCGGCAGTTATGATGTATGGGCCCAGCACGGCGGAACATATAATGGTTGGGATGTCGCGTTCAGCGCCGAATACGCCAAAGGAGATGGTGACCATAGACGGATCATAGAAAAGGATGCGCTTGGCAGTGGACCGCCGTCTCTGACACCGGGGCCTATTGACACCCACCATGAAACTTTTAACGCAGGCATGTCGGCGCGGAAGGGAAAATTCACCTTCCGGCTTTATAACAGCTGGATGATCGATAATGGCCTCGGCGCCGGTATTAGTGGTGTTCTGAATGATGGGAAGAGCAATACCGATAATTTTTTGTTACTTGGTTCGCTGAGTTATAAGGAAAAGGATCTTCTGCCGGACTTTGACTTGACGGCAACGGTGAACGGCACATTCGGACGTTTCGAAAATACGTTCTTCTTCTTGCCTGAACATATTCGCAGGATGATTGGAATGCCAGGAGGCACTGAATTGAACAGCGGTCTTGAGCTGGGAGCTGACTATCGCGGGTTTATTAATCACAGGGTCAGGCTGTCGTTAGGGACGAACTATTACACGACGGATACCTTTCAGCACAAGAATTACGGACTTGGCGTGCCGGTCCAGTTTGGGTCCCTTGTCGATATTTCTGACACGCCTTATGTATATATGAAGGACCAGCACCGCAGCATGTTTTATGCTGGAATTCAGGACGAATGGTCTTTTGCAAAAGGCTGGGAGCTAACCACGGGGGTCAGATATGACCGTTATTCTGACTTTGGAAGCGCAGTTAACCCGAGGATTGCAGTTGTATGGAGCGCAACTCCTGAGCTGACTGCCAAGCTTATGTATGGCAGGGCATTCAGGGCACCGGCATTTTCCGAACTGTACAATCAGAATAATCCGGCGGTACTCGGCAATACAAATCTCGAACCGGAAACTATAGATATGTACGAGTTTGCCTTTGATTACCGCCCTACCAAGCGTATGAGACTGGGTCTGAATCTCTTTAAATACCGGATCAACGGACTGATAGATTATGTGTCTGATCCTGCGCCAGCGGCTTCAAAGACGGCGCAGAATGCCCGTGATCAGAAGGGGCAGGGAGTCGAGATTGAGGCCGAATGGCAGGCGACCAACGAGCTCCGTTTCCGCGCCAACTATTCGTATCAGCGTTCATTTGATGAAACAGCAGATGCAATTGTTCCCGATGTTCCTGCAGCGAAATTTTACGTTAATGCTCATTGGAAATTTATGCCTGACTGGTCTTTGGATGGACAGTATTTCTGGATTGGCAGCAGGCACAGAGCTGTCGGTGATATCCGTTCTGACCTCAAGGCATACGACCTGGTTAATATGACCCTGCAGAAAAAGAATATTGCAAAACATTGGGACTTCTCGATTGCAGTTCGCAATCTCTTTGATTCTGATAACAGAGAACCTTCTCCTGCCGTAATTCCGAACGACTTCCCGTTGGAGCACCGCAGCTTCTGGGCTGAACTGAGATATCATTTCTGA
- a CDS encoding response regulator, translated as MKTVSPIRKIAAGLMFRDMTIRKKLTLMIMGASAVAVMLASIVFYIMMVTHFRSSYEKSLSGLAEVLASNCQASLAFRLPEEADHLISSLSARPSVVYAVISDMKGNRFASYGKPPDAIKSGGFVSGYMMVREDISLGNNVIGTLTVYDNMSSINRMRLFAVLAAFLAVSLSMIAALVLAAPMQKLISGPILALASATDRISREQDFSFRTPKQGNDEVGQLVDAFNAMISQIAKRNEELTESENRFHALLDQAVDAFYLFDTAGVIIDVNQKACTDLGYTRDELLCGMTISDIDAGMEGELADRLPWHGLQPLMSLTVETRHRRNNGLDFPVEMSFGIIEFSGYRFVMGLARDISERRQSEQEKQKLEAQLLQAQKMEAIGHLAGGIAHDFNNMLQAIIGYASLLDMRMEKNSPLKSYVAEILNSSEKSSDLTKQLLAFSRKQVISPKQIELNQLITGMEKLLRRLIGEDIDFITNLADRDLMVVVDPSQIGQVLMNLCTNARDAMPDGGHLSIGTETVQLGGDYIAANIIETPGLYALVSVTDTGEGMDEETRQKIFDPFFTTKEVGKGTGLGLSMAYGIIKQHNGHISVYSELGKGTTFRIYLPLCGTKHEEAETASATLPKGGKETILVAEDNEEVRGLIRNVLEGFGYTVILAVDGEDAIHKFTENQDIIQLVMLDVIMPKRNGKEVCDVIKKNRPDMDVLFSSGYTADVINTKGVLEEKMDFISKPVTPHDLLNKIREMLDRQH; from the coding sequence ATGAAAACGGTTTCCCCTATCCGAAAGATCGCGGCAGGCCTGATGTTCCGGGATATGACGATCAGAAAAAAACTCACGTTGATGATAATGGGAGCCAGCGCAGTCGCCGTTATGCTTGCCAGTATTGTTTTTTATATTATGATGGTAACCCATTTCAGGTCGTCGTATGAAAAGTCCCTTTCGGGACTTGCGGAAGTGCTGGCCAGTAACTGCCAGGCCTCGCTTGCCTTCAGGCTTCCTGAAGAGGCCGATCATCTGATATCTTCGCTTTCTGCCAGGCCCTCGGTGGTCTATGCCGTTATTTCAGACATGAAAGGAAATAGATTTGCTTCGTACGGCAAGCCTCCTGATGCCATAAAAAGCGGCGGTTTCGTATCCGGGTATATGATGGTTCGCGAGGATATCAGTCTGGGAAATAATGTCATCGGGACACTCACGGTCTATGATAATATGAGCAGCATAAACCGCATGAGGCTGTTCGCTGTCCTCGCCGCGTTTCTTGCAGTCTCTCTTTCGATGATCGCTGCTTTAGTCCTGGCTGCACCCATGCAAAAGCTGATTTCGGGGCCGATTCTGGCCCTTGCCTCAGCGACTGACAGAATCAGCCGTGAGCAGGATTTTTCTTTTAGGACGCCGAAGCAGGGCAATGATGAGGTGGGTCAGCTTGTTGACGCATTTAATGCCATGATTTCCCAGATTGCAAAGAGAAATGAGGAGTTAACAGAAAGTGAGAACCGGTTTCATGCGCTGCTTGATCAGGCTGTTGACGCCTTCTATCTCTTCGATACCGCCGGGGTTATTATCGACGTCAATCAGAAAGCATGCACTGATCTTGGCTATACGCGCGATGAACTCCTCTGTGGCATGACCATCAGCGACATAGATGCAGGGATGGAGGGTGAGCTTGCTGACCGGTTGCCATGGCACGGGCTGCAGCCCCTTATGTCACTGACCGTAGAGACGCGACATCGCAGAAATAACGGTTTGGATTTCCCGGTAGAGATGAGCTTTGGTATTATCGAGTTTAGCGGCTACCGTTTTGTGATGGGGCTTGCGCGGGATATTTCGGAAAGACGCCAGTCTGAACAGGAGAAACAGAAGCTCGAGGCCCAGTTGCTGCAGGCACAGAAGATGGAGGCGATAGGCCATCTTGCAGGCGGCATAGCCCATGATTTCAATAACATGCTCCAGGCAATAATTGGGTACGCCAGCCTTCTGGATATGCGTATGGAGAAGAACAGCCCGCTAAAATCGTATGTCGCGGAGATCCTCAATTCATCAGAAAAATCGTCCGACCTGACAAAACAGCTTCTTGCCTTCAGCCGCAAACAGGTAATAAGTCCCAAGCAGATAGAACTCAATCAGCTCATAACGGGCATGGAGAAGCTCCTGCGCAGGCTTATTGGTGAGGACATTGATTTTATTACCAATCTCGCAGACAGGGATCTTATGGTTGTTGTGGATCCGAGTCAGATCGGGCAGGTACTGATGAATCTCTGTACGAATGCCCGTGATGCAATGCCTGACGGAGGCCACCTTTCTATCGGCACGGAAACCGTGCAGCTGGGCGGGGACTACATTGCGGCTAACATTATCGAGACGCCGGGCCTGTATGCGCTTGTGTCAGTGACTGATACCGGCGAGGGCATGGACGAAGAGACACGGCAGAAGATTTTTGATCCGTTCTTTACTACCAAGGAGGTTGGAAAGGGTACCGGACTTGGACTTTCGATGGCCTATGGAATCATCAAACAGCATAATGGGCATATTAGCGTCTACAGCGAATTGGGCAAGGGGACTACGTTTCGGATATACCTGCCGCTGTGCGGGACAAAACATGAAGAAGCGGAAACTGCATCAGCGACGCTGCCGAAGGGAGGAAAGGAGACGATACTGGTTGCAGAGGACAACGAAGAGGTGAGAGGCCTCATCAGAAATGTGCTTGAAGGCTTCGGCTATACAGTTATATTGGCTGTGGACGGAGAGGACGCGATACATAAGTTCACTGAGAACCAGGATATAATTCAGCTTGTGATGCTCGATGTAATCATGCCGAAAAGGAACGGGAAAGAGGTCTGTGATGTGATTAAAAAGAATAGACCAGACATGGATGTTCTCTTCAGCAGCGGGTATACCGCGGATGTGATAAATACAAAAGGTGTTCTGGAAGAAAAGATGGATTTTATCTCAAAACCGGTCACGCCGCATGATCTTCTGAACAAAATACGGGAGATGCTGGACAGGCAGCATTAA
- a CDS encoding YfiR family protein: MRSPERNLLITDKVSLPCPEDRAARAGYVQFGRLAILFVFLISLFSFVWAVPLQKVSYAQQQVVKEYELKAVYLYNFLQFVQWPQSKRMLSKDGAMVIGVVGESPFGDALEDLQADVRTSGMKPVRIIYYGVYQEDMDLGSCHLLFVSASERRNFRKIISGLKDAPVLTVSEHENFLASGGMIAMVQSGDKVRWMINRPAADRAGLRLNAQLLSIAVKVLD, encoded by the coding sequence ATGCGTTCACCTGAGAGAAATCTGCTGATTACGGATAAGGTGTCTCTGCCCTGTCCTGAGGACCGTGCTGCCAGGGCGGGATATGTGCAGTTTGGCCGGCTTGCAATACTTTTCGTTTTCCTGATCTCACTGTTTTCGTTTGTCTGGGCTGTACCGCTGCAGAAGGTCAGCTATGCACAGCAGCAGGTAGTGAAGGAATACGAGCTGAAGGCCGTATATCTTTATAACTTTCTGCAGTTTGTCCAGTGGCCCCAATCAAAGCGCATGCTTTCAAAAGACGGTGCTATGGTGATCGGCGTTGTTGGTGAATCTCCGTTTGGCGATGCCCTGGAGGACCTGCAGGCTGATGTCCGAACGAGCGGAATGAAGCCGGTAAGGATCATCTACTACGGAGTGTATCAGGAAGATATGGATCTTGGCTCATGCCATCTGCTTTTTGTGAGCGCATCAGAAAGAAGAAATTTCAGGAAGATTATATCTGGTCTTAAGGATGCTCCGGTTCTTACGGTGTCTGAACACGAGAACTTCCTTGCTTCAGGCGGTATGATAGCGATGGTGCAGAGCGGGGATAAGGTCCGCTGGATGATCAACCGGCCTGCTGCAGACAGGGCCGGACTGCGTCTCAATGCACAATTGCTCAGCATTGCGGTCAAGGTGTTGGACTGA
- a CDS encoding TonB-dependent receptor, with product MKHTMPMRIMVLSGKTLCFTVAVLLFLPVLTWGAASPEPLGMSSLLKKGLAELVELEVSLATGTSKPLKLAPSVATVITAQDIEDMGAATLDEALESVPGLHVQPSATNTFSSIWTIRGVYSQLNPQVLLLIDGQPLRTNNNGNKPHSLRLPVSMIARIEIIRGPGSALLGADAFAGAINIITKEAGDINGSSAGIRGGSFGAYDLWVQHGGSYNGWNVALGAEYSKGDGDEKRIIEKDALGIGPPSFAPGPLDTHYETLNASLTVIKDKFRLNLSGFWRMGNGIGAGISNTLNGGKSKSDGYSLLSSLTYVEKDLLSDFDFIAKISGSSAWSRNTFYFFPTDYRNAIGQPGGKDLNGSIEFAGDYRRFHEHRIRLFFGMSNYNIDTFQKKNYGPGIPVQFGPLVDISDTPYVYLPDQHRKLFYTGVQDEWSFAKNWELTAGLRYDDYSDFGSAISPRVALVWNTTPELVTKLLYGRAFRPPTFGEMHQQNNPATIGNINLDAETIDTCELAFDYHLTKNLRLGLNLFEYRIGGLIDYTADPAPATTKTAQNARDQKGRGFEVETEWLATDTLRFRANFSYQRATDTKTGVVVADVPDTKLYVNAHWKFMPEWSLDGQYLWVSGRHRATGDTRTDIKDYDIVNMTLRKKNIMQHWDFALAVRNLFDKDAREPAPVAVPNDYPMESRSVWAELRYNF from the coding sequence ATGAAACATACGATGCCAATGCGCATTATGGTCTTATCAGGGAAGACTCTTTGCTTCACTGTGGCAGTTCTTTTATTTCTCCCTGTTTTGACCTGGGGCGCTGCCTCTCCTGAGCCATTAGGGATGTCTTCGCTTCTGAAAAAGGGCCTTGCAGAACTGGTAGAGCTTGAGGTATCGCTTGCCACAGGAACGTCAAAGCCTCTGAAGCTTGCACCGTCTGTAGCAACTGTTATTACTGCCCAGGATATTGAGGATATGGGTGCTGCAACACTGGATGAGGCATTGGAAAGCGTGCCCGGCCTGCACGTTCAGCCTTCGGCCACCAATACATTTTCTTCGATTTGGACCATACGCGGAGTTTACTCCCAGTTGAACCCCCAGGTGCTCCTTCTGATTGACGGCCAACCCCTGAGGACCAATAATAATGGGAACAAACCTCACAGCCTCAGGCTGCCTGTCTCTATGATCGCCAGGATAGAGATAATACGGGGACCAGGCTCTGCTCTGCTCGGTGCAGACGCATTTGCCGGAGCGATAAACATAATCACTAAAGAAGCCGGTGATATAAATGGCAGCAGTGCAGGCATTCGGGGAGGTTCCTTCGGCGCCTACGACCTATGGGTGCAGCATGGCGGCTCATACAATGGCTGGAATGTGGCGCTCGGGGCAGAATATTCAAAAGGTGACGGAGACGAAAAGAGGATTATCGAGAAAGATGCTCTTGGCATCGGTCCTCCCTCTTTTGCACCGGGTCCGCTTGATACGCATTATGAGACTCTTAATGCGAGTCTGACCGTAATAAAGGACAAATTCAGGCTGAATCTCAGCGGGTTCTGGAGGATGGGGAACGGGATAGGGGCCGGAATAAGCAACACTCTTAATGGTGGTAAGAGCAAGTCCGATGGTTACTCCCTGCTGAGCTCTCTAACGTATGTTGAAAAGGACCTTTTGAGTGATTTTGATTTCATAGCCAAAATCAGTGGTTCATCAGCTTGGTCAAGGAACACCTTCTATTTTTTCCCTACTGATTACAGAAATGCCATTGGCCAGCCGGGAGGAAAAGATTTGAATGGCAGTATTGAGTTTGCCGGTGATTACAGAAGATTCCATGAGCACAGGATCAGGCTTTTCTTCGGTATGAGCAATTACAATATCGACACTTTTCAGAAAAAAAACTATGGGCCTGGCATCCCTGTGCAGTTCGGGCCGCTTGTAGACATCTCCGACACGCCGTATGTCTATCTGCCTGACCAGCACCGCAAGCTGTTTTATACTGGGGTACAGGATGAATGGTCATTTGCCAAGAACTGGGAACTGACCGCAGGTTTACGGTACGACGATTATTCCGATTTCGGCAGCGCAATCAGTCCGCGAGTAGCACTTGTCTGGAACACAACGCCTGAACTGGTGACGAAACTGCTCTACGGACGGGCCTTCAGGCCTCCGACATTCGGAGAGATGCACCAGCAGAATAACCCGGCCACCATCGGCAATATCAATCTTGACGCCGAGACGATCGATACCTGCGAGCTTGCCTTTGATTATCACCTGACCAAAAACTTGCGTCTCGGCCTGAATCTTTTCGAATACCGTATAGGCGGTTTGATTGACTATACTGCTGACCCCGCGCCGGCTACGACAAAGACTGCGCAGAATGCCCGCGACCAGAAGGGACGGGGTTTTGAGGTAGAGACCGAGTGGTTGGCAACCGACACCCTGAGGTTCAGAGCCAATTTTTCATATCAGCGTGCAACTGATACAAAAACAGGGGTTGTTGTAGCAGATGTGCCGGATACTAAGCTCTACGTCAATGCTCACTGGAAGTTCATGCCTGAGTGGTCACTGGACGGCCAGTATTTATGGGTAAGCGGCAGACACAGGGCAACCGGTGATACGCGGACGGATATCAAAGATTATGACATCGTCAATATGACACTGCGGAAAAAGAACATAATGCAGCATTGGGACTTTGCCCTTGCAGTTCGCAATCTCTTTGATAAAGACGCACGCGAACCGGCTCCTGTTGCAGTGCCGAATGATTACCCGATGGAAAGCCGCAGCGTATGGGCCGAACTGCGGTATAACTTTTGA
- the yedF gene encoding sulfurtransferase-like selenium metabolism protein YedF has translation MIIDAKGVGCPKPVMLAEEALSGMDAGIVEILVDNEGSAGNLEWFAKRRGFFSETVKEPDQWRVKIVKGYDGRTDSADKRLEERQETDKSLMLIVGSDTLGKEELLGKMLVKGFFETMKVTREIPHTIFFLNAGVKLTTINEEIIPVLKDLAEMGVEIFSCGTCLKYYDLESELKVGYRGTTNHIVEGMTDFNKVVWI, from the coding sequence ATGATTATTGATGCAAAAGGAGTTGGCTGTCCAAAGCCGGTAATGCTGGCAGAGGAAGCGTTAAGCGGAATGGACGCGGGGATCGTCGAAATTCTCGTGGACAATGAAGGGTCTGCCGGAAATCTTGAATGGTTTGCAAAAAGAAGAGGATTCTTTTCCGAGACGGTCAAGGAACCGGATCAATGGCGTGTAAAGATTGTGAAGGGCTATGACGGCAGAACGGATTCAGCAGACAAGAGGTTGGAAGAAAGACAGGAGACCGATAAGTCTCTCATGCTGATCGTTGGCAGTGATACCCTCGGCAAGGAAGAATTACTCGGCAAAATGCTGGTCAAAGGGTTTTTCGAGACAATGAAGGTGACCAGGGAGATACCTCACACGATCTTCTTTCTGAACGCCGGAGTAAAACTGACTACGATAAATGAGGAGATCATCCCGGTGCTGAAAGACCTGGCAGAGATGGGGGTAGAAATATTTTCCTGCGGCACCTGTCTCAAATACTATGACCTTGAATCAGAGCTTAAGGTCGGTTATCGTGGAACGACAAATCATATAGTCGAGGGCATGACAGATTTCAATAAAGTTGTATGGATTTAG